From Stenotrophomonas sp. SAU14A_NAIMI4_8:
CTACGACGACGGCCAGCAGTGGCTGGTTGCCCACTACCTGTTCCGCCCCCGCTGAGCGAGGCCCACCATGCGCATGCCGCCGCTGTTTTCCCTGCTGGCCGTGGCCCTGATCGGCACCGGCTGCAGCAGCCAGGACACCCGCCCCCTGCCGCGCCCGGCGGCGGTGGATGTGCCGCGTTTCATGGGCGACTGGTACGTGATCGCCCATATTCCGTCCTGGCCCGAACGCGAAGCCTTCGATGCAGTGGAAAGCTACGCACCGCGCCCCGATGGCCGCATCCAGACCACCTTTACCTACCGCAAGGGCAGCTTCCAGGCGCCGCTGAAAACCATGCACCCCATTGGCCGGGTGGAACCGGAAGGCGCCGGCGCGGTCTGGGGCATGCAGTTCGTCTGGCCCATCCAGGCCGAATACATCATCGCCTGGGTCGATACGGACTACGGCCAGACCATCGTCGGCCGCAGCAAGCGCGACTACGTCTGGTACATGGCCCGCACCCCGCAGGTGAGCGAGGCCCAGTACCAGCAGGCGGTCGCCCGCATCCAGGCGATGGGCTATGACATCAGCAAGTTGCGACGGGTGCCTCAATCCGTGCGCTAGAAGCGCAACGTGCCGTTCCAAAGGCCCATGGGCTGCCCCATAATCGCGCCTCCAAAATGGAGGAAACGTTTTCATGGAGAATGCAGCACCGGCCAATCCGCCCAAGGATTACCTGTTCGCCGCGATCCTGAGCATCTTCTGCGGCTTCTGGCCCTTCGGCATCGTGGCCACCGTCTACGCCAACAAGACCTCGTCGCTGAAGGCGACCGGGCAGATGGGTCCGGCCGCCGTCACCTCGCGCAAGGCCCTGCGCTGGATGATCGCCTCGTTTGTGACCCTGCCGGCCCTGCTGGTGGTGCTGATCGGCTGGGGCCTGATCAACCGGGCCATGATGTAACCGCCGCAGCGGGGGTGGTTTCCACCCCCAACGCGCCCTGCCCGCGCTGATATATAGTCTGCCCAGACAACCACACGGAGCAGGTCATGGGTCTGGTACAGGCGGTCAAGGGTGCGGTAGGCGGTGTTCTGGCCGACCAGTGGAAGGATTTCTACACCGTGCCGACGGGCCTGCCGTCCACGGCGGCGCTGTTCGCGGCGGTGCCGCGTGGCACCAATGCCGGGCGCGGCTCCAACACCAGCGGTTCGTCCAACATCATCAGCAACGGCTCGAAGATCGTCGTGCCCGAAGGCTATGGCCTGCTGCTGTTCCAGGACGGTGCCATCACCGCCTTCGTGGCCGAGCCCGGTGGCTATGAATGGCGCTCGGACGATCTGAACTCGCAATCGATCTTCGCCGGCGATGGGCTGGTCAGCACCTTCATCAAGCAGAGCTGGGAACGCTTCAAGTTCGGCGGCCAGCCCGGTTCGCAGCAGGCAGCGTTCTTTGTCTCGCTGAAGGAACTGCCGGACAACCGTTTCGGCACCCAGTCGGAAATCTACTGGGACGATGCCTTCCTCAATACCCAGGTTGGTGCGGTCACCCGTGGCTCGTACACGCTGAAGATCGTTGACCCGATCCTGTTCGTGAAGAACTTCGTGCCGGCCAGCTACCTGCAGCCCGGCCAGGTGTTCGATTTCACCGACATGGACAATGCCGCCGCCACCCAGCTGTTCAATGAAGTGGTGGGTTCGCTGGCGCCGGCCTTCAGCCTGTACAGCAACGACCCGGCCAAGGGCAACCGCATCACCAAGCTGCAGCAGGATTCGATCGGCTTCGCGCAGAGCCTGTCGGCCGCGGTGGAACAGGCCTACCAGTGGCAGAGCGATCGCGGCCTGGCCATCGTCAAGACGGCCATCGTCTCCATCGAGTACGACGCCAACACCCGCGAACTGCTGAAGACCGTGCAGCGCGCCGACGCTCTGTCCGGTGCGCGCGGCAATTCCAACCTGCAGGCCAGCGTGGCCCAGGGCATCCAGTCGGCCGGCGAGAACGGCGGCGCGGCCGGCCTGGTGGGCGTGGGCATGGCCTCGGGCATGTTCGGTGCCGGCAACCTGCAGCAGCCCACCGCCCCGGCGGCGGAAGACCCGGTGGCCAAGCTGAAAAAGGCCAAGGAAATGCTGGACCTGGGCCTGATCACGCAGAGCGACTACGACGCGCTGAAGGCCAAGGCGCTGGGGCTGTAACCGGCAGGACCGACCACCACCATGTCCGATCCACGCAACAGCCCGCCGCCCCTGCCCCCCGTGCCGCCCGCTGCACCCACGCCGCCGCCCCTGCCCGGGGCGGCGCTGGATGGACCCGGCTCGCCGCAGGATGTACCGCCGCCGCCCGGCAGCTTCCCGCTGGACACCTCGAAACTTCCGCAGGCGATCCGCGATGAGATCGAGGCGCCCGACCCGCTGGCCATCGACACCGCGGCCAGCGAACTGAAGGACGGCCTGAACCGCTGTCCCAAGTGTGGCGCCACCGATATCCGGCCACGGTTGGGCACCGACATCCTGGTCTGCCAGTTCTGCCGCCACGAATGGCACGGCGCCCGCGTGGAGGAAGCCTTCGGCCTGGGCGAGGCCATCGGCGAGCTTCGCGGCACGGTGATCGCCAGCGGCGCGCGCGACATCGATGCCGACCTGTCGGCACTGATGACCTTCAAGTGCACCGGCTGTGGCGCCGAGGTGACGGTCAATACCGAAAGCACCATGACCGCCCGCTGCCACTGGTGCCGGCACGTGTTCGGGGTGAACGAGCAGATTGCCAACGGCGCGGTGCCCGACGCGGTGCTGCCGTTCCATATCCGCAAGGACGACGCCGTCGCCCGCATCCGCCAGTTCGTGGACAAGCGGCGCATGTTCGCGCTGAAGGCGTTCAAGGACCAGTTCACCCCGGAAAACGTGGTGGGCGTGTACCTGCCCTACATGATCGTGGACGGCAATGTGAGCGCGGCAGTGGCCGGCAAGGGCGAGATCAAGACCCGCGAGTACACCCGCGGCACGGAAAAGAACAAGCAGACCTACTACGATGCCGACATCTACCAGGTGGAACGCCAGGTGGATTTCACCGTAGACGATCTGCCGCTGGAATCCTCGGCCGACCGCGGCAATCTGGACACCCGCGCCAACACCAACAACATCATCAACACCATCCTGCCGTTCGATACCAAGAACGCGGTGAAGTGGAACGCCTCCTACCTGGCCGGCTTCACCTCGGAAAAG
This genomic window contains:
- a CDS encoding lipocalin family protein, coding for MRMPPLFSLLAVALIGTGCSSQDTRPLPRPAAVDVPRFMGDWYVIAHIPSWPEREAFDAVESYAPRPDGRIQTTFTYRKGSFQAPLKTMHPIGRVEPEGAGAVWGMQFVWPIQAEYIIAWVDTDYGQTIVGRSKRDYVWYMARTPQVSEAQYQQAVARIQAMGYDISKLRRVPQSVR
- a CDS encoding CD225/dispanin family protein, with translation MENAAPANPPKDYLFAAILSIFCGFWPFGIVATVYANKTSSLKATGQMGPAAVTSRKALRWMIASFVTLPALLVVLIGWGLINRAMM
- a CDS encoding SPFH domain-containing protein; translation: MGLVQAVKGAVGGVLADQWKDFYTVPTGLPSTAALFAAVPRGTNAGRGSNTSGSSNIISNGSKIVVPEGYGLLLFQDGAITAFVAEPGGYEWRSDDLNSQSIFAGDGLVSTFIKQSWERFKFGGQPGSQQAAFFVSLKELPDNRFGTQSEIYWDDAFLNTQVGAVTRGSYTLKIVDPILFVKNFVPASYLQPGQVFDFTDMDNAAATQLFNEVVGSLAPAFSLYSNDPAKGNRITKLQQDSIGFAQSLSAAVEQAYQWQSDRGLAIVKTAIVSIEYDANTRELLKTVQRADALSGARGNSNLQASVAQGIQSAGENGGAAGLVGVGMASGMFGAGNLQQPTAPAAEDPVAKLKKAKEMLDLGLITQSDYDALKAKALGL